In Holophagales bacterium, one DNA window encodes the following:
- a CDS encoding FtsX-like permease family protein: protein MVSVARKNLLHDRLRFAIAVTGIVFAVVLITIQAGMFLRFLTNASVVIDHIDVDLWVTSKDLKNYDFGRPNDRRKLFQVRSVDGVAWAEELVLAFSSWQRPDGGQESIEVVGYDPRSRIGAPWDVVVGDPGAVRGFDGVLVDERDTARLGRPRLGERIDIRGHRARVIGFTRGAKNFTQSPYVFTSLENARRFTFFVGRDQVTYILVKVAPGVDVRSVQRAIRRTVPFVDVHTAREFSNLSRRYWMVLTGAGVALLASMLMALAIGTIIVAQTIYASTLEHLKEFGTLKAIGASDGFLYRIVLEQGLLAALVGYVAGMAVAWGVVRLLARGGLDVLLPPWMIAGIFVLTLAMCAGSSVVSIYRLTRLDPAQVFKS, encoded by the coding sequence ATGGTCTCGGTCGCCCGCAAGAACCTGCTGCACGACCGGCTGCGCTTTGCCATCGCGGTCACCGGCATCGTCTTCGCGGTGGTGCTCATCACCATCCAGGCCGGGATGTTCCTGCGCTTTCTCACCAACGCCTCGGTGGTCATCGACCACATCGACGTCGATCTCTGGGTGACCTCGAAGGACCTCAAGAACTACGACTTCGGCCGGCCGAACGACCGGCGGAAGCTCTTTCAGGTGCGCTCGGTCGACGGTGTCGCCTGGGCCGAGGAGCTGGTGCTCGCCTTCTCCTCCTGGCAGCGGCCCGACGGCGGCCAGGAGTCGATCGAGGTGGTCGGCTACGACCCGCGCTCGCGGATCGGCGCACCCTGGGACGTGGTCGTCGGCGATCCAGGAGCGGTGCGCGGCTTCGACGGCGTGCTGGTCGACGAGCGCGACACGGCACGCCTCGGTCGACCGCGTCTCGGCGAGCGCATCGACATCCGGGGGCACCGGGCGCGGGTCATCGGGTTCACGCGCGGCGCGAAGAACTTCACACAGAGCCCCTACGTCTTCACCAGCCTCGAGAACGCCCGCCGCTTCACCTTCTTCGTCGGCCGCGACCAGGTCACCTACATCCTGGTCAAAGTGGCGCCCGGGGTCGACGTCCGTTCGGTGCAGCGGGCCATCCGCCGGACCGTGCCGTTCGTCGACGTGCACACGGCGCGCGAGTTCTCGAACCTCTCGCGCCGCTACTGGATGGTGCTGACCGGCGCCGGCGTGGCGCTTCTGGCCTCGATGCTGATGGCGCTCGCGATCGGCACGATCATCGTCGCCCAGACGATCTACGCGTCGACGCTCGAGCACCTCAAGGAGTTCGGCACCCTGAAGGCGATCGGGGCGAGCGACGGCTTCCTCTACCGGATCGTGCTCGAGCAGGGGTTGCTGGCCGCGCTCGTCGGCTATGTCGCCGGCATGGCGGTCGCCTGGGGGGTGGTGCGCCTGCTCGCCCGTGGGGGACTCGACGTGCTGCTGCCGCCGTGGATGATCGCCGGGATCTTCGTGCTCACGCTCGCCATGTGTGCCGGGAGCTCGGTGGTCTCCATCTATCGCCTGACGCGCCTCGACCCGGCGCAGGTCTTCAAGAGCTGA